TCCAGGAACACGTTTATATCGTAAATCTTATCATGCATGGGTTTCCATGAATCGCCCAGCATCTTCAGGTAGTCCCTCTTTATCGTCAGTGTGCAGGTGCCGCAGCCGGATACGATGGCATCAAGGTCCTCCGCCTCAAACACCTTCCTGTTCTTCTCGGCCAGTTTCCTGGCCGCGACCATATCCCCCAGAGACCTGGCAGGAATGCCGCAGCACACCTGTTCCGGGGGCACAACCACCTCAATGTCCAGCATATTGAGCACGTTTATGAGGGAGTCTGCGATATGGGGATTAGCATAGTTTGTCATACAGCCCACAAAGAAGCCCACCCGCATCTTCGGCCTGGTAAGTTTCTTTGTCTGCCTGTGCTTATTCAGCGCGGTCTGTGCGGCCAGGGCAGGCACCCACTTCCTGCCCATAAAAAACAGCGGCAGGTGTCTCAGCGTTCCCTGCCGCTCACCGGGGATAAACCTCTGCCCGAAGGCGGCGGCGCGGATTATGAAGTCAAACAACCTCCGTCTGGGAAGGATGTGCCGCAACACAAGACGGGCCAGGCGTGATATGCCCATATTCTTCTCTATGCCCTCAAGGAGCGCATCTATAATCTCGCTGAAATTCACATCGGAGGGGCATACGGCCTGACACCGCAGACACTTCTTGCACGAATATATATAGTCCCTGAGTTCGGGCGTGTAGAATATCTCGCCCTGGAATACGGCCTCTGCAAGGCTTATCCTGCCCCTGGCCACGCGCGTCTCATCGCCGGTCTCAAGAAACACGGGGCAGACAGAACGGCACTTGCCGCACTTCGCGCATCTTGCAATCTCTCTTTTCGCTTCTTCTATACCCATAACGGCACCTTAAAACAATTTTAGTTTATACGGCAGACTTAAGCAAATAAATTAGGGCATCTTACACACCTAACCCTACTCGATGTGCGCCCCCTGTAAACCTCTGTTCCGGACGTTGGTATTGCCTTGATTTTGCGGCCATTATCTGATATTTTCAAAAATCCGGGAATTTCACTAAAGGAAACTGTTTTAAGAAGATAACTGACTTGGGAAGCCTGCAGGACATATACAAAAAGGTGGTTGACGGCAAGAGGTTGAGCCGGGAAGACGGACTCCGGCTCTATGAATCTAACGACGTCCTTCAGGTAGGCCGCATGGCCGACATCATGAAGGAGCGTAAGAACGGTGACAAGACCTTTTACATCGTAAACCGCCACATAAACTATTCCAACATATGTAAGAACCAGTGCAAGTTCTGCGCCTTCTCCAAGGAGGAGGGAGACGAAGGCAGCTACGCCATGACCCTGGACGAGGTAATAGAAGAGGCCGAGGGCGTGGTAGAGCAGGGGGCCACAGAGATACACATAGTGGGCGGGCTGCATCCGAAGCTCGGGTTTGATTACTACCTTGAGATGCTTGGCAGGCTGCACGAACGTTATCCTCAGGTACACCTCCAGGCCCTTACGGCGGTAGAGATAGCCCATCTGGGCGAGAGGGCGGGCCTTTCGGTAAAGGATACACTTGTCGCCTTGAAGCAGGCGGGCCTGGGGTCAATACCGGGCGGCGGGGCCGAGGTCTTTTCGTCGAGGGTGAGGAAGGAACTCTGTCCCGACAAGCTGGAGGGAGAGGGCTGGCTGGGCGTTATGCGCGAGGCGCACCGGCTCGGCCTGAAGAGTAACGCCACCATGCTGTACGGGCACATGGAATCGGCCGGGGAGAGGATAGACCACATGCTCGAACTGCGCGGGCTCCAGGATGAGACCGGCGGGTTTATGAGCTTCATCCCCCTTGCATTCCATTCCGACAACACCCCCCTCGAGGAACTTCCCCGCACCACCGCCGCACTGGACCTCAAGACCCTGGCCATCGGCAGATTGATGCTGGACAATTTTCCCCACATAAAGGCCTTCTGGATAATGCTGGGCGTAAAGCTCGCCCAGGTATCGCTGAGTTTCGGTGTGGATGACATGGACGGAACGGTGCTGGTGGAGAGAATAACCCACTCGGCGGGGGCGGACACGCCGGAAGAGTTGTCTGTAGGGGAGATTGTAAAGCTGATAGAAGAGTCAGGGCACAGACCGGTGGAAAGGGACACGCTTTACAGGGAAGTAATAAGGCCGGACAATAAATATGACCACAGATGGCATCTTGCAGAGACCCGGAAAGAGGACTGTGTCGAGGTTCATTAAATTGAAAGGAGAGTCATGGAGTCGTTCCCCACACTTTTTAGCCCCTTCCGCATAGGTTCCATGGAGGTAAATAACCGTATCGTATTACCGGCAATGGAGACCCATCTATGCGACGAAGACGGCTTTGTAACCGATGAGGTCATATCCTATTATCGCGAGAGGGTAAAGGGTGGCGTCGGGTATGTGACGGTGGAGAACACCTCAGTTGACCCAACCGGCAGGATAAACGACGGCATGCTGTGTATACACGATGACAAGTATGTTGACGGGCTGGGTCGTCTCGCAGATGAGATACATAAAATAGATGGAAAGATAGTCATTCAACTGAGCCATGCCGGCAAGGAGGCCCTTAAATTCTTCACAGGCGTTGACCCGGTCGCTCCGTCCCCTATCCCCAGTCCGATAACCAGGACAATGCCCAGGGAATTATCTATCGAAGAGATAGGGGAGATTGTCGGGAAATTCGCCGACGGGGCGGAAAGGGTCGTGCGCGCGGGCGCCGACGGCATTGAGCTGCACATGGCCCATGGTTATCTCGTTAACCAGTTCTTTTCTCCCGAGACCAACATGCGAGAGGACGGCTATGGCGGCAACACCGAAAACAGGTCGAGATTCGCCCGGGAGATCGTAGAGGCCATCAGAAAGAGGGTGCCCGGTGACTTCCCCGTCATCTGCAGGATTAGCGCCGACGAATATACCGAGAAGGGACTCAAGCTCGAAGAGAGCAAGGCAATCGCAAAAACACTTGAAACCGCCGGAGCAAGTGCCCTCCATGTATCGGCGTGCAACAGCTCATCCGCTGTCTATAACATCCCCTGCTACTACCTTGAAGAAGGCTGCTTCATAGAGCTGGCGGCGGGGCTAAAACCCGTCGTAAGCGTGCCGATAATCACCGTTGGGCGGATTCTAAGGCCGGAGATGGCGGAAAAGGCGCTAGCCGAGAACAAGGCAGACCTTGTCAGTATGGGCAGAAGCCTGATTGCAGACCCCCACTTACCCAGAAAGGCGAGGGAGGGGCGTCTCGACGACATAAGACCCTGCATCTCCTGTAACCGCTGCATCGAGAGTATCATAGAGGGAAGACTCGTATGCACCACAAATCCCTATATCGGCAGGGAATGGGAAATAGAACGCTTACCCCGGCCCAGACCGAAACGAGTCCTTGTAGTCGGCGGCGGTCCCGGCGGGCTCAGTGCCGCCACTGCCGCCGGAGAGCGCGGCCATAAGGTATGGCTGTGGGAAAAGGACTCAGACCTGGGAGGTAGATACAGGTACGCCATCATGGCCCCCAGGAAGGAGAACATGTCCAAGTTTCTGGACTACCTTATACGCCGCGCAAAGGAGTGTACCGAAGAGATACAGTGCGGCAAGGAGGCCACCGCCAACGCGATAAAAGAATTTTCGCCGGATGCCGTAATACTGGCCTGCGGGGCCAGGGACGAATTCCCGGATATTCCGGGCACGACCGGCAACAACCTGCTGGACATAAAGAAGGCCTTCGACCAGGCCGACGCATTGGGTAAGAACGTAGCCATAGTAGGGGGAGGCCCGGAAGGTTGTGAGTTGGGAGACTTTCTTTTGACCCGGGGCAAAAAGGTAACTATCATAGAAATGAGAAGGATGCTGGGTATCGGCCTTGTCGCCCATCCGCGTTTCCACGTCTCCGAAAGGCTGAAAAATGGCGGCGCCAGCATCCTTTTGAGCTCAAAGGTGGTAGAGGTAGGCCCCGGTTTCCTGGTAATTAATAAAAGACGCGAAGGCAATCAGAAACTGGAGGGATTTGACGACATCGTTATGGCAAGCATTCACAAGCCTAACATGGAACTTCAGGAGGCCTTAAACGGTAGTATAAAGGAACTGTACGTAGTCGGCGACGCCTGTGAGGGCCGTACAGCCCTTGAGGCAGTAGCAGAAGGAGCGGAAGCGGCCCTCAAACTCTAACCCCCGGTATAACCTGTGTTATTGTAGTGGCGGAGTCATGCCGTGGGCAGCCTCCAGAGGCGCCCACAACGGGGTCCGCCTAAGGCGTGACTTGCTCTGCTTAGTGTTGAGCAACCACGACCACTAACTCTAATAACCCCAAACATCCCGAGGCCTGGAA
This genomic stretch from Candidatus Bathyanammoxibius amoris harbors:
- a CDS encoding (Fe-S)-binding protein; this translates as MGIEEAKREIARCAKCGKCRSVCPVFLETGDETRVARGRISLAEAVFQGEIFYTPELRDYIYSCKKCLRCQAVCPSDVNFSEIIDALLEGIEKNMGISRLARLVLRHILPRRRLFDFIIRAAAFGQRFIPGERQGTLRHLPLFFMGRKWVPALAAQTALNKHRQTKKLTRPKMRVGFFVGCMTNYANPHIADSLINVLNMLDIEVVVPPEQVCCGIPARSLGDMVAARKLAEKNRKVFEAEDLDAIVSGCGTCTLTIKRDYLKMLGDSWKPMHDKIYDINVFLEKFTEYETVPLDSTVTYHDPCHLRWGQGIIKEPREVIKRCATFKEMEYPERCCGGGGIFAIIYRDLSMKIGEHKIKSIERSGAEKVVTSCPGCVLQISELVASRNLPVETLHVVELLERTIKKNGRSAQVKEDTAIKEKAAGAGA
- the mqnE gene encoding aminofutalosine synthase MqnE, producing MGSLQDIYKKVVDGKRLSREDGLRLYESNDVLQVGRMADIMKERKNGDKTFYIVNRHINYSNICKNQCKFCAFSKEEGDEGSYAMTLDEVIEEAEGVVEQGATEIHIVGGLHPKLGFDYYLEMLGRLHERYPQVHLQALTAVEIAHLGERAGLSVKDTLVALKQAGLGSIPGGGAEVFSSRVRKELCPDKLEGEGWLGVMREAHRLGLKSNATMLYGHMESAGERIDHMLELRGLQDETGGFMSFIPLAFHSDNTPLEELPRTTAALDLKTLAIGRLMLDNFPHIKAFWIMLGVKLAQVSLSFGVDDMDGTVLVERITHSAGADTPEELSVGEIVKLIEESGHRPVERDTLYREVIRPDNKYDHRWHLAETRKEDCVEVH
- a CDS encoding FAD-dependent oxidoreductase, which codes for MESFPTLFSPFRIGSMEVNNRIVLPAMETHLCDEDGFVTDEVISYYRERVKGGVGYVTVENTSVDPTGRINDGMLCIHDDKYVDGLGRLADEIHKIDGKIVIQLSHAGKEALKFFTGVDPVAPSPIPSPITRTMPRELSIEEIGEIVGKFADGAERVVRAGADGIELHMAHGYLVNQFFSPETNMREDGYGGNTENRSRFAREIVEAIRKRVPGDFPVICRISADEYTEKGLKLEESKAIAKTLETAGASALHVSACNSSSAVYNIPCYYLEEGCFIELAAGLKPVVSVPIITVGRILRPEMAEKALAENKADLVSMGRSLIADPHLPRKAREGRLDDIRPCISCNRCIESIIEGRLVCTTNPYIGREWEIERLPRPRPKRVLVVGGGPGGLSAATAAGERGHKVWLWEKDSDLGGRYRYAIMAPRKENMSKFLDYLIRRAKECTEEIQCGKEATANAIKEFSPDAVILACGARDEFPDIPGTTGNNLLDIKKAFDQADALGKNVAIVGGGPEGCELGDFLLTRGKKVTIIEMRRMLGIGLVAHPRFHVSERLKNGGASILLSSKVVEVGPGFLVINKRREGNQKLEGFDDIVMASIHKPNMELQEALNGSIKELYVVGDACEGRTALEAVAEGAEAALKL